One part of the Malus sylvestris chromosome 2, drMalSylv7.2, whole genome shotgun sequence genome encodes these proteins:
- the LOC126595294 gene encoding uncharacterized protein LOC126595294 isoform X3: MSGPSDRRFDLNLVEEAAPPSPDNIWRPSFVSPTGPLTVGDSVMKNDMTAAVVARNLLTPKDNRLLSKRSDELAVKDSLALSVQCAGSVSNMAQCLFARTRQVESLAAEVMSLKQEIRGLKHENKQLHRLAHDYATNMKRKLDQMKESDGQVLLDHQRFVGLFQRHLLPSSSGAVPRNEAPNDQPLMPPPSRVLSSTEALNDPPPVPSLSGALPTAETSPKQHL, encoded by the coding sequence atgtctggcccctccgaccgtcgttttgacttgaaccttgttgaagaggcagccccgccttctccagacaacatatggcgcccatccttcgtctcccctactggacctcttaccgttggggattccgtgatgaagaatgatatgaccgctgcggtagtggccaggaaccttctcactcccaaagataacagactactttccaaacggtctgatgagttggctgttaaggattctctggctctcagtgttcagtgtgcaggttctgtgtctaatatggcccaatgcctatttgctcgaacccgccaagttgaatcattggcggctgaagtgatgagtctcaaacaggagattagagggctcaagcatgagaataaacaattgcaccggctcgcacatgactatgctacaaacatgaagaggaagcttgaccagatgaaggaatctgatggtcaggttttacttgatcatcagagatttgtgggtttgttccaaaggcatttattgccttcgtcttctggggctgtaccgcgtaatgaagctccaaatgatcaacctctgatgcctcctccttctagggttttgtccagtactgaggctttgaatgatccccctccggtgccttctctttctggggctttaccgactgctgagacttcacctaagcaacatttgtga
- the LOC126594835 gene encoding disease resistance protein RPV1-like has product MITHEASSSSSSKSKLWNYDVFLSFSGVDTRSGFTGHLHAALTDRGYQAYIDEDDLERGEEIKEELFRAIKEARISIIVFSKSYADSSWCLDELVKIMECRYKPGRHVLPIFYHVDPSHVRKQNEDLAQAFQKHEEGIREEKDDKERETRQERVKQWRKALTEAANLSGQHLQITDKGREAKLIREIVDKIIPKWLPIAEELQMAKHPVGIYTRIQDIITYLSNAGSDVVCMVGIWGMGGLGKTTAAKAIYNKIHHEFQFKSFLDNVSEKDLVVSQKKLVSDILKQTKPEITSVDEGISPIKNHLQHRSVLVIIDNVDRVEQLNAIAGNRDWFGPGSRIIITTQDERLLKQVNMKVDKTYPLKEMNDEEALKLFSWHAFGNSWPNEGYLELSKEVVSYCGGLPLALEVLGGSMIERTPTEWKNQLEKLKKFPEEGIMKPLRVSFERLDPTQKDIFLDISCFFIGWDKDRVAKILDGCEFFATVGISDLRERCLVTVEHNRLNMHDLLREMAKLIISEKFPRHPGKWSRLWNHQEVTKVLGDNSGTEEVEGLALYGPPPRETEEVELAPDSEQKHSSKFSCFSTEGFANMKKLRLLQLCKVQLKGEYKHLSKELIWLSWSGCPLKSIPDDFFDQPRLVSLEITSGKLVQVWEGSKSLENLKFLDLRSCLDLKKSPDFSNLPNLEELMLEWCVSLSEIHPSIGHLKKLSLVNLTGCKNLISLPGDFYKSKSVQTLVLDECCQFSELPEDIGKMISLRVLKASFTAIRQVPRSTVRLMNLTHLSLAGVGSEFPLRFPDSLHGLDSLRNLDLSNNDFDTLPSLNGLSKLESLRLSDCHHLHTLPSLSGLSKLESLQLSDCHHLHTLPSLSGLSKLESLQLSKCYHLHTLASLSGLSKLESLQLSDCHHLHTLPSLSGLSKLESLQLSKCYLLHTLPSLSGLSKLESLQLSDCHHLHTLSSLSGLSKLESLWLSDCHHLRTLPSLSDLSKLESLQLSDCHYLRTLPSLSGISKLESLQLSKCYHLRTLPSLSGLSKLKSLQLSNCHHLPTLPSLSGLSKLESLQLSDCHHLDTLPSLSGLSKLESLQLSNCHHLHTLPSLSGLSKLESLRLRNIHHLHTLPSLSDLSKLESLWLHDCLELRTIYDLPTNLKFLGAPNCLHLVTMPNFSKMSNMRELIVCNSYTLTEVPDLDKSLYSLTWIDMRDCPKLTADFRRNVLKGWTSCGYGGIFLNGNYVPDWFEFVNNGDEVSFDIPPSDGRNFEGLTLLCFYSSDLHQSSSHIRCKVAHPHASIDINNTKRNELRTCIGKEDWVIKMRDAVYKECFLWQGQISNDKLNLQSGDKVDITFEMPEMDYKNYYATIQGTGVNLVWDKPMKENIHDFDRDGWFLIQRHNQGGDASSSSHV; this is encoded by the exons ATGATAACCCACGAAGCCTCCTCTTCATCCTCCTCCAAGTCAAAACTTTGGAATTACGACGTGTTCTTGAGCTTCAGCGGTGTAGACACACGCAGTGGTTTCACGGGCCACCTCCACGCGGCATTAACAGACAGGGGATACCAGGCTTATATCGATGAGGATGATCTAGAAAGAGGGGAAGAAATAAAAGAGGAACTGTTCCGGGCAATCAAAGAGGCGAGGATCTCTATCATTGTCTTCTCAAAGAGTTATGCGGACTCGAGTTGGTGTCTTGATGAGCTGGTGAAGATCATGGAGTGCAGATACAAACCGGGGCGACATGTTTTACCAATATTCTATCATGTTGATCCTTCACATGTTAGGAAGCAGAATGAAGATTTAGCTCAAGCATTTCAGAAGCACGAAGAGGGCATCCGTGAAGAAAAAGATGACAAGGAACGTGAAACTAGACAAGAAAGGGTAAAGCAGTGGAGAAAGGCTCTTACAGAAGCTGCAAATTTGTCTGGCCAACATCTTCAAATCACTGACAAAGG gCGCGAAGCAAAGCTTATTAGAGAAATTGTTGACAAGATTATCCCGAAATGGCTTCCGATCGCAGAAGAATTACAAATGGCCAAGCACCCAGTTGGAATATATACTCGCATTCAAGATATCATCACTTATCTTTCAAATGCTGGATCAGATGTTGTTTGCATGGTTGGAATTTGGGGGATGGGTGGATTGGGTAAAACAACAGCTGCCAAAGCCATTTATAACAAAATTCATCATGAGTTCCAATTCAAAAGTTTCCTTGACAACGTTAGTGAAAAAGATCTGGTTGTTTCGCAAAAAAAACTTGTTTCTGACATCTTGAAACAGACCAAGCCTGAGATAACCAGTGTTGATGAAGGTATCAGTCCgataaaaaatcatctccaacatAGAAGTGTACTTGTCATTATTGACAATGTAGACAGAGTGGAACAGCTAAATGCAATAGCTGGAAATCGTGATTGGTTTGGCCCAGGAAGTAGAATTATCATAACGACACAAGATGAACGTTTACTAAAGCAAGTGAACATGAAAGTGGACAAGACATATCCACTTAAGGAAATGAATGACGAAGAAGCTCTTAAGCTCTTTAGTTGGCATGCCTTTGGAAATAGTTGGCCTAATGAAGGATATCTTGAACTCTCAAAGGAGGTTGTTTCTTACTGTGGTGGTTTGCCACTAGCCCTTGAAGTTTTAGGTGGTTCTATGATTGAAAGAACGCCAACGGAGTGGAAAAATCAGTTggagaaattgaaaaaatttcCTGAGGAAGGAATAATGAAACCGCTAAGAGTAAGCTTTGAAAGGCTAGATCCTACACAGAAGGATATATTCCTTGACATATCTTGTTTCTTTATTGGATGGGATAAGGACCGTGTCGCAAAAATATTAGATGGATGTGAGTTTTTTGCAACAGTAGGAATCAGTGACCTACGTGAACGATGCCTTGTAACTGTTGAACACAACAGGTTGAATATGCATGATTTGCTTCGAGAAATGGCCAAATtaatcatttctgaaaaattcCCTCGTCACCCTGGAAAATGGAGTAGGTTGTGGAACCATCAAGAGGTCACTAAAGTATTAGGAGATAACTCT GGAACTGAAGAAGTTGAAGGACTTGCTCTATATGGCCCTCCTCCTCGG GAAactgaagaagttgaacttgctCCAGATTCAGAACAGAAGCATTCTTCTAAGTTTAGTTGTTTCAGTACAGAAGGATTTGCCAATATGAAGAAACTGAGACTGCTCCAGCTCTGCAAAGTGCAGCTCAAAGGAGAATACAAACATCTTTCCAAAGAGTTAATATGGTTGAGTTGGTCTGGATGCCCTTTAAAGTCCATACCAGATGACTTCTTTGATCAACCAAGACTAGTTAGTTTAGAGATAACGTCTGGCAAACTTGTACAAGTTTGGGAGGGTTCCAAG TCGCTTGAAAACTTGAAATTCCTTGATCTCAGAAGTTGCCTTGACTTAAAAAAATCACCAGACTTTTCAAATCTCCCAAATCTTGAAGAGTTGATGTTGGAATGGTGTGTGAGTTTGTCCGAGATTCACCCCTCCATTGGTCATCTTAAAAAACTTTCTTTGGTGAACCTCACAGGCTGCAAGAATCTTATTTCTCTTCCTGGAGATTTCTACAAGTCAAAATCCGTTCAGACTCTTGTTCTTGATGAATGTTGCCAATTCAGTGAACTGCCCGAGGATATAGGGAAGATGATATCATTGAGAGTACTTAAAGCATCTTTCACAGCCATAAGACAAGTACCACGTTCCACAGTAAGGTTGATGAATCTCACTCATTTATCTCTAGCAGGTGTGGGATCAGAGTTTCCTTTGCGATTTCCCGATTCGTTACACGGCTTAGACTCTTTAAGAAATTTAGATCTCTCAAACAATGATTTTGATACCCTACCCAGCCTCAATGgtctttcaaagcttgaaagTTTGCGGTTAAGTGACTGCCATCAC CTTCATACCTTACCCAGCCTCAGTGgtctttcaaagcttgaaagTTTGCAGTTAAGTGACTGCCATCAC CTTCATACCCTACCCAGCCTCAGTGgtctttcaaagcttgaaagTTTGCAGTTAAGTAAATGCTATCACCTTCATACCCTAGCCAGCCTCAGTGgtctttcaaagcttgaaagTTTGCAGTTAAGTGACTGCCATCACCTTCATACCCTACCCAGCCTCAGTGgtctttcaaagcttgaaagTTTGCAGTTAAGTAAATGCTATCTCCTTCATACCCTACCCAGCCTCAGTGgtctttcaaagcttgaaagTTTGCAGTTAAGTGACTGCCATCAC CTTCATACCCTATCCAGCCTCAGTGgtctttcaaagcttgaaagTTTGTGGTTAAGTGACTGCCATCACCTTCGTACCCTACCCAGCCTCAGTGAtctttcaaagcttgaaagTTTGCAGTTAAGTGACTGCCATTACCTTCGTACCCTACCTAGCCTCAGTGGTATTTCAAAGCTTGAAAGTTTGCAGTTAAGTAAATGCTATCAC CTTCGTACCCTACCTAGCCTCAGTGGTCTTTCAAAGCTTAAAAGTTTGCAGTTAAGTAATTGCCATCACCTTCCTACCCTAC CCAGCCTCAGTGgtctttcaaagcttgaaagTTTGCAGTTAAGTGACTGCCATCACCTTGATACCCTACCCAGCCTCAGTGgtctttcaaagcttgaaagTTTGCAGTTAAGTAACTGCCATCACCTTCATACCCTACCCAGCCTCAGTGgtctttcaaagcttgaaagTTTGCGGTTAAGGAACATCCATCACCTTCATACCCTACCCAGCCTAAGTGAtctttcaaagcttgaaagTCTCTGGTTACATGATTGCTTGGAGCTTCGTACAATTTATGATTTGCCAACGAATTTAAAATTTCTGGGTGCGCCTAATTGCCTTCATTTGGTAACAATGCCCAATTTTTCGAAAATGTCGAATATGAGAGAACTGATTGTATGTAATTCATACACACTCACTGAGGTTCCAGACTTGGATAAGTCATTATACTCCTTGACATGGATTGACATGAGGGATTGCCCCAAACTCACAGCTGATTTTAGGAGGAACGTCCTAAAG GGATGGACTTCTTGTGGATATGGTGGCATTTTTCTCAACGGGAATTATGTTCCTGATTGGTTCGAGTTTGTCAACAATGGTGATGAAGTCAGTTTTGATATCCCCCCGAGTGATGGTCGTAATTTTGAAGGGCTGACTCTGTTATGCTTTTACTCCTCAGATCTTCATCAGTCAAGCTCTCATATCAGATGTAAAGTTGCTCATCCTCATGCCAGTATTGATATAAATAATACCAAGCGTAATGAGTTGCGGACCTGCATTGGCAAGGAAGATTGGGTTATAAAAATGCGCGATGCTGTATATAAAGAATGTTTTCTTTGGCAGGGACAAATATCGAATGATAAGCTCAATTTGCAAAGCGGGGATAAAGTTGATATAACTTTTGAAATGCCAGAGATGGACTATAAAAATTATTATGCGACAATTCAGGGAACAGGGGTTAATCTAGTATGGGACAAACCTATGAAGGAAAATATCCACGATTTTGATCGTGATGGTTGGTTTTTGATCCAGAGGCACAACCAAGGTGGTGATGCATCGTCATCATCACATGTTTGA